In Paracoccus aminophilus JCM 7686, one DNA window encodes the following:
- a CDS encoding Rieske 2Fe-2S domain-containing protein, protein MNVQVRPNSPDHSDLPRHCSFDPDDWRILARHWYPVALIRDLDAKGLVGARLLDEPLVVYRVGDEVVVANDICTHRGVPLTMGANKDCLGVRCPYHGLKFGAGGKCIEVPAHPATAIPAKLHLKSYPVQLAYGLVWTCLRPAEGEGATATTATTATTTTAVPPMPHWGEAGYQLINVPAFDIAGFAGRQLEGFLDVAHFAFIHAATFADPDDPVVPNYETKPTATGFEAEYWSSISNYPNGVPDPSPEGFQWLRHFHCHLPFSATLTVHFPEGKRLVILNAASPVSARQTRLFCPIARNFDTDRPVEEVHEFNLRVFAEDAEMVEQQKPENLPLDPRMEAHIPADRSSINYRRGLRDLGLSHFFIA, encoded by the coding sequence AATTCCCCCGATCACAGCGACCTGCCGCGCCATTGCAGCTTTGATCCCGACGACTGGCGCATTCTGGCGCGGCATTGGTATCCGGTCGCGCTGATCCGCGATCTCGACGCCAAGGGGCTGGTCGGCGCGCGGCTTTTGGACGAGCCCTTGGTGGTCTACCGCGTGGGTGACGAGGTCGTGGTCGCCAATGATATCTGCACCCATCGCGGCGTGCCGCTGACCATGGGCGCAAACAAGGATTGTCTGGGCGTGCGCTGCCCCTATCACGGGCTGAAATTCGGCGCGGGCGGCAAATGCATCGAGGTGCCCGCCCATCCCGCGACCGCGATTCCTGCCAAGCTGCATCTGAAATCCTACCCGGTCCAGCTCGCCTATGGGCTGGTCTGGACCTGCCTGCGCCCGGCTGAGGGCGAGGGGGCCACCGCCACCACCGCCACCACCGCCACCACCACCACCGCCGTGCCGCCGATGCCGCATTGGGGCGAGGCGGGCTATCAGCTCATCAACGTGCCCGCCTTCGACATCGCCGGTTTTGCCGGGCGCCAGCTTGAGGGCTTTCTCGATGTCGCGCATTTCGCCTTCATCCATGCCGCGACCTTTGCCGATCCCGACGATCCGGTCGTGCCGAATTACGAGACCAAGCCAACCGCAACCGGCTTTGAGGCGGAATATTGGTCGAGCATCAGCAACTACCCGAATGGCGTGCCCGATCCCTCGCCCGAGGGCTTTCAATGGCTGCGTCATTTCCACTGCCATCTGCCGTTTTCGGCGACGCTGACCGTGCATTTCCCGGAAGGAAAGCGGCTGGTGATCCTGAATGCGGCCTCGCCGGTCTCGGCCCGCCAGACCCGGCTTTTCTGCCCGATTGCGCGCAATTTCGACACCGACCGCCCGGTCGAAGAGGTCCATGAGTTTAACCTGCGCGTCTTTGCCGAGGATGCCGAGATGGTCGAGCAGCAAAAGCCCGAAAACCTGCCGCTCGATCCCCGGATGGAGGCGCATATCCCCGCCGACCGCAGCTCGATCAACTATCGTCGGGGCCTGCGCGATCTTGGTCTCAGCCATTTCTTCATTGCCTGA